TGAGCTAAAACAAACAGTATAAATGCTGTGATATGGAACCTTTCAACTGAATCTGGTCATAAGAATTGAACAGAAAAGTCATGTGTTAGGCATGAATTTATTCGCTTGTAATTAAATACAGGAGAAAAAATTGTCTGTCCACCATGAGTTGGTGAGAAATGCCTTATAATAGTTGCTGCTCTGCCAGACTCACAGAAATGCCTTAAAATAGTTGCAAGAGGAATAGGAACCAAAGGTTCGGGATGGCAATGTTAATAGAATTGAATGCCTTTTGCAACCTAAACATGTTAATCTATGTTCTAGTAGTAAACCAGTCAGCCCTGCAGCAATGATAACACtagaacaacaaaaaaatacatCTGAAAGTATATGATGAACCAGATGGAAATGATATGCATAAGATTCATGGCTGATAAAATCAGGTAGATAACAGTATAACATTAGCAAAAATTTGAATGGATGTAAGTTTCTTACCAAAGTAAACCAAGCTCTGAACATTGTCCTTGCTGTAACGTTTAAACACGTTGCTTTTAATCTCAGCAAAATTATTAGAGACAAGCATAGCAAACAGTGCATTGTTGTGAGCAACAATACAGGTTGACAGAGTGATTGCCTGAGctagtaaaataaatgaatgaataaGTATGATATAGTTAAGGACCTACATCAAGGCTAAATTAAcaagagaaaaggaaaagctCTTATATATTATGCAGGTATGAATTGTGATGAGAAGGATATCAGAAGCAGCAACTGCTAGGGCTTCATCTGAAACAAATCTCCACACCCAAAATTGCATGTTTTCTGGTGAGCAGTTGGCAAGTCCATCCGCTGAATTAAATAGAGCTTGCATTACATCACCCCCAAAACTTTGGCATAGTTTATCAAATACCTGGTATCAAAGAAACCAATATTGTTTTTCTTCCAAATCTCAATCTTACCAAATAATCCAAATTTAGTAGTATAGAATAATGGAGAAACAAATAGTCAATAATGTCAAGCAAATTGTAGATAAAAGCATAATAGGGCAGAAATTGGTTGTTAGATTCTAAATGTAATAGTTAATCAAAGAAGTTACAAAAGGCATATTATGTTAACAATTCTTTCAGTAACTCCTCAGCAACAACCAAAGCGTATAGTTAAGATTAGTTCTAGTTGTCATTCTACattcttaaatatttatatctacTAACATGTGAACTATACTCAGAAGACAATCATACATGTTCTGCTTCAAAGTTGTACTAGAGTtaagcaacaaaaaataaactaattgcCAGCAGTTATGACAAAGCAGAATTGAAAACAGTCTGGTATTTTTAGCACTTATctgtttcttgtttttgtttgtttaaagTTCAGAATCTATAGTCAGGGCTGTAAGGGTTTGATTGACTGAGATTTTTCTTCAGTGAGATTTTTCTACAGATTGTTGGAACCGAAAATAGTggacacaaattaaaatgcataCTTTTGTGATATTAGCATAACTGTTTATAGGTCAACTACAAAATTACTAACAGAAAACACATCGGaacattttatcaaaatttaaagcCTCGGATTCAGTCAACAGACAGTCAATGTAAATTAATAGCATCGATTTTATTGTAGTAATCTTACCTCCAAAACGTTGTAGACCACATATAGTTTAATAATGCCTTGGCCACGGATCATATGATAAATTAAGCTGATATCTGAGCCAGGAAGGAGTATTTAGAACAAGtagcaaaaagaaaaattatgactaCGTTTTTTAGGGCTTTCAGAATAGGTCAACCACCATCTTAAAGAAATAAACTCGGCCCAGATATtggcaaataaaaaatacacagACCAAATAGATGAAGAATTAGgacaaaaaatttatgaaaccTGCTTGTTGTAATAGAGTGACTCCAATAATCAGGGCAATAAAGCAGCCAAAATCAGACAGCTCCGGTGAGGAAAGCCTCTTGAACTGCCTGCCACAGGCATGGTTAAATTACTCTGTAACATGGAGTACAATTTATCTTGCTATTCCTTATCAAATAAGACAAATTTAACTTGTTATTCCAATAGTCCATGCAAAGATCCCTAATGTGAACAATCTAAATTATCAACAAGATACTTTTCAGAGAGATATGAAACAGACCTGGTTCTAAGAAGCTTCCAAAATACCATGACAATCCGTGTTGGCATAATGGTTAAGAGCGATAGGAACGAATCAAAGCAGACAAAGAACCCAATGTTGATAAGCTGCAAACATCAAGTTAGTTTTTGTAAAGAAAACCCTAGAGAAGGAACTAAAGTTCAACAGAGTAATTTGCGTTGACAGAACcattcaaacaaaatgaactttttgttataaaatgaGTCTTTACATCTCATAAACTAAATCTAATGATAGAAACTATGAACGAAGCAacatatataacaaaattgaaagaatTTATGAACACATCCAGAGTCCAAACAAACAAGAAAGAGACCTACAAGGTCAAAACAATTAGGTAAGGTTTACTTCTGACAATAGAGGTCAATTAAAGAATCCAACATTACCCAATGCCCTTCAATCTTCATTGTTTTAGTTTTGACAAATTAAGTGAGAGATATCAAACCACCTCAAGAGGTGGGACAATGTTTATCCCTGtttttattcttaaagcatCAAAGTAAACATAGGACAGATTCGCTAACTTTATCATGTTCAAATTTTGATCCATTAGACAATCTATCCAGTGTCCATCAAACTATAAACCCTCAAAAGTGAACGGCCGCTTAAAGGATAAGTTGCACTAAGACAGCAGACCAACTAGAAAATAGCATGACTTTTACCAGTTCACAGCGCCATGGCAGGCGAAATATGGTATCATATACCCGTTCCCGTTCTTTATCATTCCCAAGGGTTGTAGTGCTCCTCAAGGAATATCCAGCATGCACTTCTTCCAAGTAATATTTCACTGGTGACTTATCCATTGGTAATACATCTACAGTAAACCATAACACCAGGAATAAGAGAgcaggaagaaaaaaaaggatggGTGCCACACGGTCAAATATTCATTAGAAGCAGGAACATAATAAACATAAGGTTCAAACATTCTAGCTGAGGCAGATTAGGAAAATTGATCTAGTCAGGACAAAGAAAAATACCAGAAACTAATCATCTATAAGGCCTCAAAATATTAACATCGCGACATTTTTTAAGCTGCTATCACTGCTGGATAAGATACATTAACATCATGCGATTCACAAAATGGCCCTGTCAGTGTCACCTTAGTCGAACCTTCTTCTACAAGCATCAATCTACTTTTTCTGAAATTCCTTCACTTGATTATCTGATCATCTATCTAAACACAGACCCTGAGGTATCATTCGTCTGCTATGACTCattatcacatgattatacatctagaattaatttttgagattattttagttggatgGGGTGATTATGActcattatcatatgattattaATCTAAGAttgtgagattcaatctcatgaatctatcatgagatataatcttgcaaaccgaaccaAAAGAGTGGATCCTGATTCCCAAAATCAACAATATTCAGACTTCCAATCAAATTTCTTAGAGTTTGCCTCCCAATTATAAAacagataaaaaagaaaaccccTAAAATCAGCATATCTGATTGATTGAGTGAATGCACTTACAATTGGCGTCTTCGCCCATCCATTCCTTCCAATCCAAAGTTCCATCTTTCTCCAATTTCCTCCCGTTCATTTCCGGCCCCTGCTGAGCGATTTCCTTACATCCGGCATTCCAATTCTCGGCGACTTCTTCCTTGGCAGAATCATCTTTCTTACTGCTTGCACTATCATCACTGTTCACTTCCGAACATCCCCCATTCCCCACATTCCTCTGCCGCAGTGCCCCGTAAACCGATGAAAGCGTCACCTCGCAATCTAAATCCGGCACGACGGAAGCGGCCTCCGTGACTGTGCTGAGCGTACAGCTGTAATTCAAATCTCCGTTGATCAAGGGGGTATCCGCCGTGGGGCTCTCGGAATTGAGAGTCGATTTTCCCTTCCTgcttttcctcttctttctctttcgaGGAGAGGACGCAGAGGCGCCATTCTGGGGACGCGCGGGATCGGAAAGGGAGCGGGAAATTGCGGCGTCGGGTTCGGCGGAGAGGTAATCGTATTCGGAATCGGCTAGGATGTCGAAGGACAGCTTGCGGTCGCCGGATCTCAACGCCATAGACGACGATCAGTGGTGGTTTGTGAGTGCCAAGAATTTACCTGACGCTATTACGCACTTTGGCTGTCTGGCCCAATTACATCACGCCACGTTTCTCCAAGCAACATTCTGGACTCCACTTTAATATGGGCCCGTTTCGGTATGGGCTGGGCTTCAGCACACTATCTACGTTTCTAAATTTAAAGAATAGTCAAATAATTAGCCCACCTCTTTTTGCAAGGATTATTTGCTCAGTTGTTATgacttattattatatagttatccaatctaaaattaaattatgggatattttattattatatagttatccatttaaaattaaattatgagatattttaagTGGAGGTGGGTGgatatgactaattatcataataCTATCCATCTTGTAATCCGAATTGTAATAATCTTATATCATTACAATTCATGCAGATtaatactcctttcgtccgccattagaaGTCTTATTTCTTGGCGGCatgaatttaagaaatgttagtggaatatgagtttcacatgtatatatactccatccgtccgccattaggaatCTCATTTCTTGGTGGCACGAGTTtcagaaatgttaagaaaagtgagtgcaaaaaagttagtggaatatgggtctcacttatatacattagttttaaatgaaatgtgagtggaacgagttagtggaagatgaGACCTTgctaccatttatggtaaaagtgaattggGACACCTATAtgtggacggactaaaatggcaaaataggACTCCTATTTGCTACTCCTTcagttccatagtaatagagtcattttgtcattttggtacgttccatagtaatagagccatttctctttttagtaaacgtcaatacatttttccacacttactttactctctctaacttttctctctcttcatctctctacctttttcatttttcactttattctcactttacttaactcacctaacacaatttttcttaatctctgtgccgaaaatttttgcctccattactatggaacagaagGAGTACAATTTAATGTGTATACGTGAAATAGTACTAAAAGACATTGTAGCTAAACATTATACATATATCGTTGTTAAAACAGAAAGTATGAATTGAAGATGAATAATTCCAAGTGGCATGCCGGCTAGTAAGTAGCTAACGTTGCATACAAAGGTCCAATTGTCAACATATCACAAACAAGAAACACAACTCCACTACATCTATAAGTATCCTTGCATACTCTTCAAACTCGacgtaaaaataaaatgcagaAGCGAATCCATCAAGTCTTCACGTGCGTGCGAGAACGCTACGCCAAGATAGCGACCATCGGCGGCCTATGCAGCATGGACCTCATAATCACCAAAGCAACCGCAAATGACGACTCCGCCTTGCCGGAGCAGTACGTCCACGACCTCCTAAACCTCTTCAACATTTCGTAGCCCTCAAATGCCTCGTCCTCCTCCACCGCCACAAGGCCGAGCTCCTCCGGGCCCGCACCACCGCAGGCCTCTCCCTCTGCCCTTGCACTTTCCGCGACCGCACCTCCTCCGCCTCCAACGTCATTACAAGTGAATAAAGCAAAAATGTTACATCCACAAATTCAACATTATCCATATGGAATTTGCACGGAAATGTACATAATACCGGTGTTTTtaagggaaaattaaatttaagccCATGAAGCTAGCAGGAAGTATTTTCCTTGAAATaatcaaacattaaaaaacTAGGCAGCCACTGCCAGGATGCAGAAACATACACTAGGggtcttttaatttttccccTTCCAATTAGCAAGCTTCAATTCCTGAATATGATTGATTTACTTGCGATGCCGCCTCTTTGGTTCAGCTCTCTGTCTCTTGTCATCTTCCCACTCTCTATCATATATTCTGAAATCCAAAGTTAAGGCTGCAAAAATTAACTTGatcaaatattactatatattttcaacatGTGCCGCAGGTTAAAAATAAGGATACGGATCAGCATCACGGCGGGTTTTGTTGGCTGCTTCTTTGCTGTGGACCCGTAGGCCGGGCTCCTCAACATAATTTGGACGTTGCACTATAGCCCCCTTGCGGTCAACCCTGTCTCTTACATCATGAGTCTGAGGTAGACTAACTGGCATGGGAGCAGGTGAGGGTGCGGATGGTAAATACTCTCCAGGTTCTGATGTCATATGCTCCCTTTTGAGTTTCCGTCTCTTAGTAGCATTTAAATCGACTTCTTCCTTGTTAGCGTTTGTtttctccctctccctctcatCCATCTACATATATCATtcatttgagaaaaaatgtgtggtctaaaacatactccctctgtttcctaaaatagaaacttttaaaCGGCACGGGCATTAacgtaaaattggtaaagtaagagtgagatTGAAAGAAAAGGTGTGCTAGTGGAAAATGGGtatcacctcattagagaaaaagatctttcctaaaatggagagtttctatttttaagaattaagaaaaggaccaaaaaagaaaagagtttctatttttaggaaacggagggaatataagAAACCAAGAGATTACTAGGTTCATATTTAATCTAAAATACTTCATAAAGTAAGTAGGGATCAGGTCAGAACCAGGATCGGTGACTATGTTGGATGACCGCCTCATCTATAGCATGTTCCTGGGAGGCTTAATATTTAACTTCGAATGTTCTAAAATTAGCAAGGAAGATCACCCAAGCATACAAAAGAATGAAGACGAGTGACATTTTCATGTACCTTTATTGATGTTGCATCACGCTCATCGCGCTTTCTATCTCGAAATTCGTCGTCTCGTCTCCGCTTTGTGTCATCTTGTAATACTGAAGCATTCTCTTCAGatcttctcttttctctctcatcatgCCTAGGTGAAAGCTTTTGTGTATGTCTTGCATTTCCAAATCGCCTATCAGTATCATCATCTCTCCTGCTGCTGGCACTAACAGATTGGGGGATCACATGAGGTGGcagaggtggaggtggaggcaAATTTTGCCCATGAAATTTTTCATCTCCATGAGATTTCTCAACAGATGCTTCATTATACCTTACTTTGCCTCTGTCATCTTTATTCCTATCATCCTTGGCCAGTCTATCAAAGTTCCTGTCCGCACCCCTTTCTTGTACTCTTTCAACCGAACGCTCTCTTCCATGCCTTTCCAGTGACCTGtctctcaatttttcagaTAAAAAATCATCGCTCCGTGACTTGTCAGGGCGCTCTACTCTTTCCCGATGATCCCTATCATATCTCTCACTGctcttttcttttgatttatcCACTGCCCTATCTGTAACCCTGCTACTGACCTGTTCATCAGAGCCTGATTTCTCAGATGCTGCCATGTGAATTTTATCCGTAGCTCGCAAATCATTTGACCTCTCCCTTTCAGATAATCGAACCTCACCACTGTCCGTCTCTCTTGAATCGATGTCACTCTTGCGGCGTTTATTTAGTCGTTCAAGGTCGTCAGCAGGACTGGTTCTTTTTTGAGATTTCTCAGTAGACTTAGAAGTTGCAATAAGATTCTCATGCCTAGGAGAATGTGTAGACCTAGAAGATGATTGTTTCACATCAGAGTATTCCATCCCATCATCTTTCCCTCCATGAATCTTTGAATCAgaagattttgaatttgtgacCTCCACTTTTGTTTCAGAATGGAAGTCTGAAGATCTAGTGGATGGGTTAGTCACTTTAGCAGAAGCAGTAGAGGTAGCATTTCCTGAAATTCCAGAAGAAATTTTAGCAACTTCAATTAGCCAGCTATCTAGGGATAAGTagataatttatatatatatacacatatatcaCTAGAGGACGAACCTGAAGCTCTGccaacattttttattggtttatcATCTTCTTTAGCAGGATCTGTCTTCGCCGGCTTATCAAGGGATCCAGCTGCTGAAGACCTTTTCACCACAGGCCTTGTCTGTAACCATAAGTTAATAGTTAAACAGCatataagtagtagtagtatatagatatcataaaataatgaacGGGAAAATGTAAAGACATAGAGCTCTAGAAGTTCTCTGGTCAGTACCTCAGGTTCTTTAGCTTTTGAGTTCTCTTCCGATTGTCTGTTTGCTGATTCGTCCACCTGTTTTAGATTGTCAACTGAGATTGTAAATCAGTTGACAGCAGAAAACATTGATCAGACACATTATGATCCCAGACTTTCAGCTTTCAATTAAGCTGGCTTGGATTTCAGCAAGTCAACTTTATCTTTCTATATTACCATCTGTTCTTCTAGAATCTCTGCCGTGATTCCCAGAATCCGAAAGCAAGTTTCCAACAGAAACAGTTCTGCTCCCCATTTGATCGGCGTGTGAAACAGCCCCATTTTGCAAGGTGTTAGCATTAGATGACAATGACCTGGAAGCAGGGGCTGGAGCAGCCTTTATATCTAGATAACCCATGCCAAATTCCTCATCTGTAACCCATGATGGCTGCCAACAGAAAGTAATGTAGAGATTAAGattaattcatatattttctgAGTAAAGAAACAAATTGCTATATATCCACAATGC
The genomic region above belongs to Salvia hispanica cultivar TCC Black 2014 chromosome 3, UniMelb_Shisp_WGS_1.0, whole genome shotgun sequence and contains:
- the LOC125216595 gene encoding protein POLLEN DEFECTIVE IN GUIDANCE 1, which gives rise to MALRSGDRKLSFDILADSEYDYLSAEPDAAISRSLSDPARPQNGASASSPRKRKKRKSRKGKSTLNSESPTADTPLINGDLNYSCTLSTVTEAASVVPDLDCEVTLSSVYGALRQRNVGNGGCSEVNSDDSASSKKDDSAKEEVAENWNAGCKEIAQQGPEMNGRKLEKDGTLDWKEWMGEDANYVLPMDKSPVKYYLEEVHAGYSLRSTTTLGNDKERERVYDTIFRLPWRCELLINIGFFVCFDSFLSLLTIMPTRIVMVFWKLLRTRQFKRLSSPELSDFGCFIALIIGVTLLQQADISLIYHMIRGQGIIKLYVVYNVLEVFDKLCQSFGGDVMQALFNSADGLANCSPENMQFWVWRFVSDEALAVAASVIHSFILLAQAITLSTCIVAHNNALFAMLVSNNFAEIKSNVFKRYSKDNVQSLVYFDSVERFHITAFILFVLAQNILEAEGPWFESFLYNALVVYICEVMIDIIKHSFISKFNGLKPTAFSEFLEDLCKQTLNMQTENSNKNLTFVPLAPACVVIRVLRPVYAAHLPYNPLPWRLFWMLVLSGMTFVMLASLKMLIGMGLRKHATWYVKRCQSRKLHSD